One segment of Massilia sp. Se16.2.3 DNA contains the following:
- a CDS encoding multidrug effflux MFS transporter produces MHSRTLTVILAGLSMVGAFAIDTFLPSFPAIAADFAVDAALVQQTLSAYLLAFSVMSLFYGTLSDAFGRRPVILVSLLIFIVASIGAAFATSFGALLLCRVLQGLSAGGGRVIGQAVVRDRFSGAEAQRLMASITMVFGLAPAIAPVIGGYLHTTFGWRSVFVFLTAVGLVLLAATWRYVPETLPPEKRAPFHIRSLAAHYVNALRNPRFVAGALAIAFAFGGQAIYISAAPHFVMEILKLPETAFGWLFIPMIGGLVVGAAVSGRQATHSAPAALLRIAFACMGVAAIANLTGNLLFHAHLPWAVLPIMGYAFGVGLAMPMMSIATLDLYPQMRGLAASLISFVQMLVFSLMSGVVAPLVFESAARLAGVVVACFLLAFGCWRFASRSMPGLAQGA; encoded by the coding sequence TTGCATTCCCGTACCCTCACCGTCATCCTCGCAGGCCTGTCGATGGTCGGCGCCTTCGCCATCGACACTTTTCTGCCCTCGTTTCCCGCCATCGCGGCGGACTTCGCGGTCGACGCGGCACTCGTGCAGCAGACCCTGAGCGCCTACCTGCTGGCGTTTTCCGTCATGAGCCTGTTCTATGGCACCTTGTCCGATGCTTTCGGGCGGCGTCCGGTCATTCTTGTGTCGCTGCTCATCTTCATCGTCGCCTCCATCGGCGCCGCCTTTGCCACCAGCTTTGGCGCCCTGCTGCTGTGCCGGGTGCTGCAGGGACTGTCGGCCGGCGGCGGCCGGGTGATTGGCCAGGCGGTGGTGCGCGACCGCTTTTCCGGCGCTGAGGCCCAGCGCTTGATGGCCAGCATCACGATGGTGTTTGGCCTCGCACCCGCGATTGCGCCGGTGATCGGCGGCTACCTGCACACCACCTTCGGCTGGCGCTCGGTTTTTGTGTTCCTCACCGCCGTCGGCCTGGTGCTACTGGCCGCGACCTGGCGCTATGTTCCCGAAACGCTGCCGCCCGAGAAGCGCGCGCCTTTCCACATCCGCAGCCTGGCCGCGCACTATGTGAACGCACTGCGCAATCCCCGTTTCGTGGCCGGCGCCTTGGCGATCGCCTTTGCCTTCGGGGGCCAGGCCATCTACATTTCCGCCGCGCCGCACTTCGTGATGGAGATCCTGAAGCTGCCTGAAACGGCGTTCGGCTGGCTGTTCATTCCCATGATCGGCGGCCTGGTGGTCGGCGCCGCGGTCAGCGGCCGCCAGGCCACCCACTCGGCGCCCGCCGCCCTGCTGCGTATCGCATTCGCCTGCATGGGCGTGGCGGCCATCGCCAACCTGACCGGCAATCTGCTCTTCCACGCCCACTTGCCCTGGGCTGTCCTGCCGATCATGGGCTATGCGTTCGGCGTCGGCCTGGCGATGCCGATGATGAGCATCGCAACGCTCGACCTGTATCCGCAGATGCGCGGCCTGGCGGCATCTCTCATCAGCTTCGTGCAGATGCTGGTGTTTTCGCTGATGTCGGGCGTGGTCGCGCCCCTGGTCTTCGAGAGCGCAGCCCGGCTGGCCGGGGTGGTCGTGGCCTGCTTCCTGCTCGCCTTCGGGTGCTGGCGCTTTGCCAGCCGTTCCATGCCCGGGCTAGCACAGGGAGCGTAA
- a CDS encoding ATP-binding protein: MRPPGFTLSLRRLLILLSAIGLLPLALLGFWSVHTTSQYQQREQDRALLDLARALSSAVDAELDGSIATLASLARAPAIGAGDIQSFYDIARDQVKAQPEWLAIILTDAAGKILFRTTDPFGTPAGHITDPDSLRQLLEVQRPLVGHVARGGRGKVAFPVRVPLRDEAGHLYALTAVIKPDRILGVVRRQAAPSGSVIAVIDADGSIVARSKDHDKRVAGPAGPVLTQLMAGGLPEGVGRNVNYEGDTLTSAFTRLSRHGWTVAVGVPRPSIGPASLAGITMYGWGLAASLLACVGLAWLLSIRITRSFANLQRGAAALGAGEQVEVAPTRIRELDSMGQALEKAASQHAAHEQERSRLLASLEEALAASRDASRVKDEFLAVLGHELRNPLSPIVASLDLLDLRADAGNARERTIMRRPVNHLKRLVDDLLDVSRITSGKMQLDLRPLNLAELVRHTTGERPGVPVALSAPAEVWVNGDESRLVQVLNNLLSNAERFGAGKPIRVLLEVDGDQARPEVSDGGIGMPHELLASVFEPFYQAPQQVARSTGGLGLGLAIVRRIALLHGGQVSAHSEGPGKGSRFVVCLPLAPAQLPAPAAPAGQPGVRTSVLVVDDNIDAAATTALILQGLGHEVHVAHSGAEALAVFERSRPAVAILDIGLPDMDGHALAAAMRAHADVPAPRLVALTGYGQQADIDRARQAGFDLHLTKPTTLDDLAGAVSDAGVETGQSDYTR, translated from the coding sequence ATGCGGCCACCCGGTTTTACTCTCTCCCTGCGCCGCCTGCTCATCCTCCTCAGCGCGATCGGCCTGCTGCCGCTTGCCTTGCTGGGCTTCTGGTCGGTGCATACCACGAGCCAGTACCAGCAGCGCGAGCAGGACCGCGCACTGCTCGACCTGGCGCGTGCGCTGTCGAGCGCCGTCGACGCGGAACTCGACGGTTCGATCGCCACGCTCGCCAGCCTGGCACGGGCACCGGCCATCGGCGCCGGCGACATCCAATCTTTCTACGACATCGCGCGCGACCAGGTCAAGGCGCAGCCGGAATGGCTGGCGATCATCCTGACCGATGCCGCCGGCAAGATCCTGTTTCGCACCACCGACCCGTTCGGCACACCTGCCGGCCATATCACCGATCCGGACAGCCTGCGCCAGCTGCTGGAGGTGCAAAGGCCGCTGGTGGGCCATGTGGCCCGTGGCGGGCGCGGAAAAGTCGCATTTCCGGTACGCGTGCCGCTGCGCGACGAGGCCGGGCACCTGTATGCGCTCACCGCCGTCATCAAGCCCGACCGCATCCTCGGCGTCGTCAGGCGCCAGGCGGCGCCCTCCGGGTCGGTCATTGCCGTCATCGACGCCGACGGTTCGATCGTGGCGCGTTCGAAAGACCACGACAAGCGCGTCGCCGGTCCGGCCGGCCCGGTGCTGACGCAACTGATGGCCGGCGGCCTGCCGGAGGGTGTCGGCCGCAATGTCAACTATGAGGGCGATACGCTCACGAGCGCCTTTACGCGCCTGTCGCGCCATGGCTGGACGGTGGCGGTCGGCGTACCTCGGCCCAGCATCGGCCCCGCATCGCTTGCCGGCATCACCATGTATGGCTGGGGCCTGGCCGCCTCGCTGCTGGCCTGCGTGGGCCTGGCCTGGCTGCTATCGATCCGCATCACCCGCAGTTTCGCCAATTTGCAGCGCGGCGCCGCGGCGCTTGGTGCCGGCGAACAGGTCGAGGTCGCGCCCACCCGTATCCGCGAACTCGATTCGATGGGCCAGGCGCTGGAAAAGGCGGCAAGCCAGCACGCGGCCCATGAACAGGAACGTTCGCGCCTGCTCGCCTCGCTGGAAGAAGCGCTGGCCGCCAGCCGCGACGCCAGCCGCGTCAAGGACGAATTCCTGGCCGTCCTCGGCCACGAGCTGCGCAACCCGCTCAGCCCCATCGTCGCCTCGCTCGACCTGCTGGACCTGCGTGCCGATGCCGGCAACGCGCGCGAACGCACGATCATGCGGCGCCCGGTGAACCACCTCAAGCGCCTGGTCGACGACCTGCTCGACGTCTCGCGCATCACCTCCGGCAAGATGCAGCTGGACCTGCGTCCGCTGAACCTGGCCGAGCTGGTGCGGCATACGACGGGCGAGCGCCCCGGCGTGCCGGTGGCGCTGTCGGCCCCTGCCGAAGTCTGGGTGAATGGCGACGAGAGCCGGCTGGTGCAGGTATTGAACAACCTGCTGTCGAACGCCGAGCGCTTCGGCGCCGGCAAGCCGATACGGGTGCTGCTGGAGGTCGACGGCGACCAGGCGCGCCCGGAAGTGAGCGACGGCGGCATCGGCATGCCGCACGAACTGCTCGCCAGCGTCTTCGAGCCCTTCTACCAGGCGCCGCAACAGGTGGCGCGCAGCACCGGCGGCCTGGGTCTCGGCCTGGCCATCGTGCGCCGCATCGCCCTGCTGCATGGCGGGCAGGTAAGCGCCCACAGCGAGGGGCCCGGCAAGGGCAGCCGCTTCGTGGTCTGCCTGCCGCTGGCGCCTGCCCAGCTACCTGCTCCGGCGGCACCGGCAGGTCAGCCTGGTGTCCGCACCTCCGTACTGGTGGTGGACGACAATATCGACGCCGCCGCGACGACCGCGCTGATCCTGCAAGGGCTCGGCCACGAGGTCCACGTGGCGCATTCGGGCGCCGAGGCGCTCGCCGTCTTCGAACGCAGCAGGCCGGCAGTGGCAATCCTCGACATCGGCCTGCCCGACATGGACGGCCATGCCCTCGCGGCCGCGATGCGCGCCCACGCCGACGTGCCGGCACCGCGCCTGGTCGCCCTCACCGGCTATGGCCAGCAGGCCGACATCGACCGCGCGCGGCAAGCCGGTTTCGACCTGCACCTGACCAAGCCGACCACGCTGGACGACCTGGCGGGGGCGGTGTCGGATGCGGGTGTCGAGACCGGGCAATCGGACTACACGCGATGA
- a CDS encoding low molecular weight protein tyrosine phosphatase family protein encodes MTNALFICTQNRLRSPTAEHVFASWRGVETDSAGLGADADIALSPEQLAWADIVFVMEKTHKARLSTRFRQHLNGKRVICLDIPDEYEYMQPELVRLLESKAGRFLRRG; translated from the coding sequence ATGACCAACGCACTGTTTATCTGTACGCAGAACCGCCTGCGCAGCCCGACCGCCGAGCATGTATTCGCCTCCTGGCGCGGCGTGGAGACCGACTCGGCGGGACTCGGTGCCGACGCCGACATTGCGCTCTCGCCCGAGCAGCTGGCCTGGGCCGACATCGTCTTCGTGATGGAAAAGACGCACAAGGCGCGGCTCTCCACCAGATTCAGGCAGCACCTGAACGGCAAACGCGTCATCTGCCTGGACATCCCCGACGAGTACGAGTACATGCAGCCGGAGCTGGTACGGCTGCTCGAATCGAAGGCCGGGCGCTTCCTGCGCCGGGGCTGA
- a CDS encoding class I SAM-dependent methyltransferase has product MEAHESNGGQAQLWNGSAGQAWADLQVLLDGMYRPFEPLLAAAVQGSDRRILDVGCGAGATTLALARRAGAGASCMGVDIAQPLIDLAWARAANEELRVDFACADAGSYPFEPGSMDLIVSRFGLMFFDDPVAAFTNLRRAARPGGRLDAIVWRSPDENPFMTAAERAAQDLLSLPARDPSGPGQFAFARRERVARILNTAAGRESPSTRSTSPAVFPPTNWRAT; this is encoded by the coding sequence ATGGAAGCACACGAATCCAACGGTGGACAGGCGCAGCTGTGGAACGGCAGCGCGGGGCAGGCCTGGGCGGATTTGCAGGTGCTGCTCGACGGGATGTACAGGCCGTTCGAGCCGCTCCTGGCCGCGGCCGTGCAGGGCAGCGACCGCCGGATACTCGACGTTGGCTGCGGTGCCGGGGCGACGACGCTGGCGCTGGCACGGCGCGCCGGTGCGGGCGCGTCGTGCATGGGTGTCGACATCGCGCAGCCGCTCATCGACCTGGCGTGGGCGCGGGCCGCAAACGAAGAACTACGGGTCGATTTCGCCTGTGCCGACGCCGGCAGCTATCCCTTCGAGCCGGGCAGCATGGACCTGATCGTATCGCGCTTCGGCCTCATGTTCTTCGACGACCCGGTCGCGGCCTTCACGAACCTGCGCCGCGCCGCGCGGCCGGGCGGACGCCTCGATGCCATCGTCTGGCGCAGTCCCGACGAGAATCCCTTCATGACGGCGGCCGAACGCGCCGCGCAGGATCTGCTGTCGCTGCCCGCGCGCGATCCAAGCGGGCCGGGACAGTTCGCCTTTGCCCGGCGCGAACGCGTCGCCCGCATCCTGAACACAGCGGCTGGCAGGGAATCGCCATCGACGCGCTCGACGTCGCCTGCGGTTTTCCCGCCCACGAACTGGCGCGCTACCTGA